The following coding sequences lie in one Brevibacterium marinum genomic window:
- the ispG gene encoding flavodoxin-dependent (E)-4-hydroxy-3-methylbut-2-enyl-diphosphate synthase — protein MPAPPAPVLSPRRKTRQIQVGKVGVGSDHPVSVQSMTTTPTTDINATLQQIAELTAAGCDIVRVACPTGDDAAALPAIAQKSQIPVIADIHFQPKYVYAAIDAGCAAVRVNPGNIRKFDDQVKEISKAAKDAGASIRIGVNAGSLDKRLMEKYGKATPEALVESAVWEASLFEEHDFHDFKISVKHNDPVVMVRAYELLAERGDWPLHLGVTEAGPAFQGTIKSATAFGTLLSQGIGDTIRVSLSAPPVEEIKVGNQILESLNLKPRKLEIVSCPSCGRAQVDVYSLADKVTAGLEGMEVPLRVAVMGCVVNGPGEAREADLGVASGNGKGQIFVKGEVIKTVPEDLIVETLIEEANRIAEESGTPSGTPDVVVG, from the coding sequence ATGCCCGCCCCACCAGCTCCTGTCCTCTCGCCGCGTCGGAAGACGAGGCAGATTCAGGTCGGAAAGGTCGGCGTCGGTTCCGATCACCCCGTCAGCGTGCAGTCGATGACGACGACTCCCACCACCGACATCAATGCCACTCTGCAGCAGATCGCCGAGCTGACAGCCGCCGGTTGCGACATCGTTCGCGTCGCCTGCCCCACGGGCGATGACGCCGCGGCACTGCCGGCCATCGCGCAGAAGTCGCAGATCCCGGTCATCGCCGACATCCACTTCCAGCCGAAGTACGTCTACGCCGCGATCGACGCCGGCTGTGCGGCGGTACGCGTCAACCCCGGCAACATCCGCAAATTCGACGATCAGGTCAAGGAGATCTCGAAGGCCGCGAAGGACGCGGGAGCGTCGATCCGGATCGGTGTCAACGCCGGATCCCTCGACAAACGCCTCATGGAGAAGTACGGCAAGGCCACGCCCGAGGCCCTCGTCGAGTCCGCAGTGTGGGAGGCTTCGCTGTTCGAAGAGCACGACTTCCACGACTTCAAGATCTCCGTCAAGCACAATGATCCCGTGGTCATGGTCCGTGCCTACGAGCTGCTCGCCGAGCGCGGCGACTGGCCCCTGCACCTGGGAGTCACCGAGGCGGGGCCCGCCTTCCAGGGCACGATCAAGTCCGCCACAGCCTTCGGCACCCTGCTGTCGCAGGGCATCGGAGACACGATCCGCGTGTCCCTGTCGGCTCCTCCCGTCGAGGAGATCAAGGTCGGCAATCAGATCCTCGAGAGCCTCAACCTCAAGCCACGCAAACTCGAGATCGTCTCCTGCCCGTCCTGTGGACGTGCCCAGGTCGACGTCTACAGCCTGGCGGACAAAGTCACGGCCGGCCTCGAAGGCATGGAGGTTCCGCTGCGGGTTGCCGTCATGGGGTGTGTGGTCAACGGCCCCGGTGAGGCCCGTGAGGCCGATCTCGGTGTGGCCAGCGGCAACGGCAAGGGTCAGATCTTCGTCAAGGGCGAGGTCATCAAGACCGTGCCCGAAGACCTGATCGTCGAGACCCTCATCGAAGAGGCCAACCGCATCGCCGAGGAATCCGGCACGCCGTCCGGAACGCCCGACGTCGTCGTCGGCTGA
- a CDS encoding GNAT family N-acetyltransferase, with the protein MLRVARLGHQHTGWLKNLLTLNPCENVYLIALLEVTGTAQMGSPAGSLLGVFDGDRPVAAYWVGGNIIPVAATAGTNQVLADKLNSDGRYSCSLIGTRQVILDLQSRLNWGRPRGVRDRQPLLAISSDPLVEPDEDVELVTLDQLPAVFSASVDMFTNEVGFSPIEGGQSSYMARVRSIIRGKNCFARISESLPQGGAVGRWPATNQAEQVLFKADIGIRAPRIVQVQGVWVHPEVRQQGLGAAGMAAVVAQTRAAGHTTVSLYANDYNEVALRMYTRVGFEQVGTFATVMY; encoded by the coding sequence GTGCTGAGAGTTGCTCGCCTGGGGCATCAGCACACCGGTTGGCTCAAGAACCTGCTCACTCTCAACCCCTGTGAGAACGTCTACCTCATCGCGCTGCTCGAGGTCACTGGCACGGCACAGATGGGGTCGCCGGCCGGTTCTCTGCTGGGTGTCTTCGATGGTGACCGACCGGTCGCCGCCTATTGGGTGGGCGGCAACATCATCCCCGTGGCCGCCACTGCCGGGACGAACCAGGTCCTGGCCGATAAGCTCAACTCCGACGGACGCTACTCCTGCTCCCTCATCGGGACCCGGCAGGTCATCCTCGATCTGCAGAGCCGTCTGAACTGGGGGAGGCCTCGTGGAGTCCGCGACCGGCAGCCTCTGCTGGCCATCAGCTCCGACCCGCTGGTCGAACCCGACGAGGATGTGGAGCTGGTCACGCTCGACCAGCTTCCGGCTGTCTTCTCTGCCAGTGTGGACATGTTCACCAACGAGGTGGGCTTCTCTCCGATCGAGGGCGGCCAGTCGAGCTACATGGCCCGGGTGCGCAGCATCATCAGGGGCAAGAACTGCTTCGCTCGAATCTCAGAGTCCCTGCCCCAAGGGGGAGCGGTGGGGCGGTGGCCGGCGACGAACCAGGCCGAGCAGGTCCTGTTCAAGGCCGATATCGGCATCCGCGCTCCGCGCATCGTCCAGGTCCAGGGCGTTTGGGTCCACCCCGAGGTGCGGCAGCAGGGACTGGGTGCCGCCGGAATGGCTGCGGTCGTGGCGCAGACCCGCGCGGCCGGGCATACGACAGTCAGCCTCTACGCCAATGACTACAACGAGGTGGCTCTGCGCATGTACACACGCGTCGGCTTCGAACAGGTCGGGACCTTCGCCACTGTCATGTACTGA
- a CDS encoding RNA-binding S4 domain-containing protein, translating to MDIDRSPDKQMRVDVWLWTTRMFKTRNLATQACRGGHVKVDGQRAKAAQKVGVGQEVRVRKAGTEFIWKITGFVPTRLQASIAVQCYEDLTPPPDPALRGFVPRRDKGLGRPTKKDRREMEKFLGDMAKPKDRNRRRS from the coding sequence GTGGATATTGATCGCTCACCCGACAAACAGATGCGCGTCGACGTCTGGCTGTGGACGACGCGCATGTTCAAGACCCGGAATCTGGCGACTCAGGCCTGCAGGGGCGGCCACGTCAAGGTCGACGGTCAGCGCGCGAAGGCGGCGCAGAAGGTCGGCGTGGGCCAGGAAGTGCGCGTGCGCAAGGCGGGCACCGAGTTCATCTGGAAGATCACCGGCTTCGTCCCCACACGTCTGCAGGCCTCGATCGCCGTGCAGTGCTACGAAGATCTCACTCCTCCACCCGACCCCGCCCTGCGTGGATTCGTCCCCCGCCGGGACAAAGGACTGGGCCGTCCGACGAAGAAGGACCGCCGGGAGATGGAGAAGTTCCTCGGCGACATGGCCAAACCGAAGGACCGGAACCGCCGACGGTCCTGA
- a CDS encoding NUDIX hydrolase, whose protein sequence is MPDSTQLTQFPRPSVAVDTAVLCPVPRRGLHVLLTHSGDGIWQLPGSILRPQERLAEAVARCLREKARLIDRAPVQLHVFDQPDRDDRGWVISVAHLDVLSAADVGFDDASSPETEDDSPDSRRRKLTPVHTVHELSAEHQEIVRVAVHRLRSLHERTPDPFGLLPDEFSLRELRELHEIVSGESLQADTFRRTMLPLLSPTGQAVSQGRGRPAQTFTRRSEIALWQDTRVTPPHVRAAGDDTATGTGEGAATGTGEGAATGTDDDRRR, encoded by the coding sequence ATGCCTGATTCCACTCAACTGACGCAGTTCCCGCGCCCCTCGGTCGCGGTCGACACCGCGGTCCTCTGCCCCGTTCCCAGGCGTGGACTGCACGTGCTCCTCACCCATTCCGGTGACGGCATCTGGCAGCTGCCGGGTTCGATCCTCCGACCCCAGGAGCGACTCGCCGAGGCGGTTGCACGGTGCCTGCGCGAAAAGGCGCGGTTGATCGACCGTGCGCCCGTCCAGCTTCATGTCTTCGACCAGCCCGATCGTGACGATCGCGGGTGGGTGATCTCGGTGGCCCACCTCGATGTGCTCTCGGCCGCCGATGTGGGATTCGACGATGCCAGCTCGCCGGAGACCGAAGACGACTCCCCCGATTCCCGCCGTCGCAAACTGACACCCGTCCACACGGTCCATGAACTCAGCGCCGAGCATCAAGAGATCGTACGGGTCGCGGTACACCGTCTGCGGTCGCTGCACGAGCGCACCCCGGATCCGTTCGGACTGCTGCCCGATGAGTTCTCCCTGCGTGAGCTGCGGGAGCTGCACGAGATCGTCTCGGGTGAGAGTCTGCAGGCGGACACGTTCCGCCGCACGATGCTGCCGCTGCTCTCGCCGACCGGTCAGGCCGTCTCCCAGGGGCGCGGTCGGCCCGCTCAGACCTTCACCCGCCGGTCCGAGATCGCCCTGTGGCAGGACACCCGTGTCACGCCCCCGCATGTGCGCGCGGCCGGTGACGACACAGCGACCGGCACCGGAGAAGGCGCAGCGACCGGCACGGGAGAAGGTGCAGCCACGGGCACCGACGACGACCGCAGACGATGA
- a CDS encoding proline--tRNA ligase, translated as MTLRMSSLFVRTQKEDPVGAEVASHRLLHRAGYIRRSAPGIYTWLPLGLQVLGKIEAIVREEMARAGSQEVHFPGLLPADPYRKSGRWEAFGPDLFHLKDRKDNDYILAPTHEEVFTLLVKDLYSSYKDLPLSIYQVQNKYRDEARPRAGLLRGREFIMKDAYSFDIDDAGLDASYERMRVAYQRTFARLGLPCLPVKATPGAMGGSGTEEFIYPSEVGEDTFVRSSGGYAANVEAVTSIVPEPIDYSLSPAAHVEDTPDTPTIETLVAAANADHPREDRAWTAADTLKNVVCAVTHPDGTREIIVIGLPGDREVDLDRAAGTGMLGNGEVELEAATSEDLAAHPELIRGYIGPGVDLDDQVLGLEGTSKVRFLLDPRVVDGTRWITGANEPGRHVFDLVAGRDFAADGTIEAAEVVLGDPAPDGSGPLELARGVEIGQIFKLGRKYADSLDLKVLDANGKATTVTMGSYGLGVTRVMACIAEEYHSESGLLWPQHLAPADVHIIAAGKGDDIAEAAEKMTAELEAEGITVLLDDRNKVSPGFKFADAELIGIPTVIVVGRGLAEGKVEVRNRLSDEKSDQPVAEVVASTVATIRAAYATADAAADAAIAEGAAADAAIADDAELTESIRADSSASAR; from the coding sequence ATGACCCTGCGCATGTCGTCCCTGTTTGTGCGAACCCAGAAGGAGGACCCGGTCGGCGCCGAGGTCGCCAGCCACAGACTGCTGCACCGTGCGGGCTACATCCGCCGATCGGCCCCGGGGATCTACACATGGCTGCCGCTGGGACTGCAGGTCCTGGGCAAGATCGAAGCGATCGTGCGCGAAGAGATGGCCCGTGCCGGGTCTCAAGAGGTCCATTTCCCAGGCTTGCTGCCGGCCGACCCGTACCGGAAGTCCGGGCGTTGGGAGGCCTTCGGCCCCGACCTGTTCCACCTCAAGGATCGCAAGGACAACGACTACATCCTCGCGCCCACCCACGAGGAGGTCTTCACCCTCCTCGTCAAGGATCTCTACTCCTCCTACAAGGACCTCCCGCTCTCGATCTATCAGGTCCAGAACAAGTACCGCGACGAAGCCCGTCCCCGCGCCGGTCTGCTGCGCGGCCGGGAATTCATCATGAAGGACGCCTATTCCTTCGACATCGACGACGCCGGACTCGATGCTTCCTACGAAAGGATGCGGGTGGCCTACCAGCGCACCTTCGCCCGCCTCGGGCTGCCCTGCCTGCCGGTCAAGGCCACTCCGGGGGCCATGGGCGGATCCGGCACCGAGGAGTTCATCTACCCCTCCGAGGTCGGCGAGGACACATTCGTACGCTCCTCCGGCGGTTACGCGGCCAACGTCGAGGCCGTGACCTCGATCGTGCCCGAACCCATCGACTACTCGCTCTCACCCGCGGCCCACGTCGAAGACACCCCCGACACCCCGACGATCGAGACCCTCGTGGCCGCCGCGAACGCCGACCACCCCCGCGAAGACCGCGCCTGGACCGCGGCCGACACACTCAAGAACGTCGTCTGCGCCGTCACCCACCCCGATGGCACCCGCGAGATCATCGTCATCGGTCTGCCCGGTGACCGTGAAGTCGATCTCGACCGCGCCGCCGGCACCGGGATGCTGGGCAACGGCGAGGTCGAACTCGAAGCAGCCACCTCCGAGGATCTCGCCGCCCACCCGGAGCTCATCAGGGGCTACATCGGTCCCGGGGTCGACCTCGACGATCAGGTCCTGGGCCTCGAGGGCACCTCGAAGGTCCGCTTCCTCCTCGACCCCCGCGTCGTCGACGGCACCCGCTGGATCACCGGAGCCAACGAACCCGGACGTCACGTCTTCGACCTCGTCGCGGGTCGTGATTTCGCCGCCGATGGCACCATCGAGGCCGCCGAGGTGGTCCTCGGTGACCCGGCACCCGACGGTTCCGGCCCGCTGGAGCTGGCCCGTGGCGTGGAGATCGGTCAGATCTTCAAGCTCGGCCGCAAGTACGCCGACTCCCTCGACCTCAAGGTCCTCGACGCCAACGGCAAGGCCACGACGGTGACCATGGGCTCCTATGGACTCGGCGTCACCCGCGTCATGGCCTGCATCGCCGAGGAGTACCACAGCGAGTCCGGTCTCCTCTGGCCCCAGCACCTGGCTCCGGCCGATGTGCACATCATCGCCGCGGGCAAGGGCGACGACATCGCCGAGGCGGCGGAGAAGATGACCGCCGAACTGGAGGCCGAAGGCATCACCGTCCTCCTCGACGACCGCAACAAGGTCTCACCCGGCTTCAAGTTCGCCGATGCCGAGCTCATCGGCATTCCGACCGTGATCGTCGTCGGCCGCGGACTCGCCGAGGGCAAGGTCGAGGTCCGCAATCGTCTCAGCGATGAGAAGTCGGACCAGCCCGTCGCCGAGGTGGTCGCTTCCACCGTGGCCACGATCCGTGCCGCTTACGCCACGGCCGATGCCGCGGCCGATGCCGCGATCGCCGAGGGAGCCGCGGCCGATGCCGCGATCGCCGACGATGCCGAGCTCACGGAGTCGATCCGTGCAGACTCGTCGGCCTCGGCACGATGA
- a CDS encoding TSUP family transporter, translated as MEALTGGIDVTLAMLLWLLAAGALAGWIDAVVGGGGLIQLPALLLVPGMTPVQAVATNKVGSIAGTTASAVTYLRKITPDRSATIPAAATAFLGAVLGAKLATFIPSDLFTPIILLALIGVGLFTVLNPSLGADASLRFGESSKRHHGLSWLIGLVIGVYDGVLGPGTGSFLVIAFVTLIGFSFLQASATAKVINWATNFGALVYFIPDGQVVWALGLVVAVGNVLGGIFGARTALKQGSGFVRVVFVVVVSAMILKLGYDVIAGLIH; from the coding sequence ATGGAGGCTCTCACCGGCGGCATCGATGTCACGCTCGCCATGCTCCTGTGGCTGCTGGCCGCAGGAGCACTCGCCGGCTGGATCGACGCCGTCGTCGGCGGTGGCGGACTGATCCAGCTTCCGGCGCTGCTGCTGGTCCCGGGCATGACACCGGTCCAAGCGGTCGCGACGAACAAGGTGGGATCGATCGCGGGCACGACCGCCTCGGCGGTGACCTATCTGCGCAAGATCACCCCCGACCGATCGGCGACGATCCCGGCCGCGGCCACGGCCTTTCTCGGTGCGGTCCTCGGAGCGAAACTCGCGACCTTCATCCCCAGCGATCTCTTCACCCCGATCATCCTCTTGGCGCTCATCGGGGTCGGACTCTTCACGGTCCTCAACCCCAGCCTCGGCGCCGATGCGAGTCTGCGGTTCGGCGAATCCTCGAAACGCCACCACGGTCTGTCATGGCTGATCGGCCTCGTCATCGGCGTCTACGACGGCGTGCTCGGGCCCGGCACGGGATCGTTCCTTGTCATCGCCTTCGTCACCCTCATCGGATTCTCATTCCTCCAGGCCTCCGCCACCGCCAAGGTCATCAACTGGGCGACGAACTTCGGCGCACTCGTCTACTTCATCCCCGACGGCCAGGTCGTATGGGCACTGGGTCTCGTCGTGGCCGTGGGCAACGTCCTCGGCGGGATCTTCGGAGCACGCACGGCCCTGAAGCAGGGCTCCGGGTTCGTCCGGGTCGTCTTCGTCGTCGTGGTTTCAGCGATGATCCTCAAACTCGGCTACGACGTGATCGCCGGCCTCATCCACTGA
- a CDS encoding aminoglycoside phosphotransferase family protein, translating to MKVPPVLFNSTRDIIGEFRTSSWTAALDFMANELSDRWQLSFDDVPGAPWAGCESLVIPVLTQENYQGVLRFAAPTSAHTAAHAQALRALKMWNGHGAVRVIRDDHSFRVTLQERLRTTDNLSVLPLADVPPVWGALQRSLEVPADADFLRVQDVAAGWLSTFDADASLLSGWSEAGPGDSLLLSFARNWMHTLAASDENWLIHADLHYYNILAGNPDSAGISTWKAIDPLPLSGPTAYTLAPVLWNRLVEIPSQHPQAQAAWLRGFATDLALCAGMDPQYGMGAAVAREITNMFWYLRSARGGATGPLADAARSLWVARALSGADVAGVNAHALKPIG from the coding sequence GTGAAGGTGCCGCCGGTTCTGTTCAACTCCACTCGCGACATCATCGGCGAGTTCCGCACCTCCTCCTGGACCGCCGCACTGGATTTCATGGCCAATGAGCTCAGCGACCGGTGGCAGCTGAGTTTCGACGACGTCCCCGGCGCGCCCTGGGCCGGCTGCGAGAGCCTCGTCATCCCGGTCCTGACCCAGGAGAACTATCAGGGCGTTCTGCGGTTCGCTGCCCCCACCTCGGCGCATACGGCCGCACATGCGCAGGCGCTGCGGGCACTGAAGATGTGGAACGGCCACGGCGCGGTGAGGGTCATCAGAGACGATCACAGCTTCCGGGTGACGCTGCAGGAGCGATTGCGAACGACGGACAACCTCTCCGTACTGCCGCTGGCCGATGTGCCCCCGGTCTGGGGAGCCCTGCAGCGCTCGCTCGAGGTTCCGGCGGACGCGGACTTCCTGCGCGTTCAAGACGTCGCCGCAGGATGGCTGAGCACCTTCGACGCCGATGCGAGTCTGCTGAGCGGATGGTCGGAAGCCGGGCCGGGTGATTCTCTGCTGCTCTCGTTCGCCCGGAACTGGATGCACACGCTCGCCGCATCGGACGAGAATTGGCTCATCCACGCCGATCTGCACTACTACAACATCCTCGCCGGCAACCCGGATTCCGCCGGGATCTCGACGTGGAAGGCCATCGACCCGCTGCCGCTCTCGGGCCCCACCGCATACACTCTGGCACCGGTGCTGTGGAACCGCCTGGTCGAGATCCCGTCCCAGCATCCGCAGGCCCAGGCCGCCTGGCTGCGCGGATTCGCCACCGATCTCGCCCTGTGTGCCGGCATGGATCCGCAGTACGGGATGGGCGCCGCAGTCGCCCGAGAGATCACGAACATGTTCTGGTATCTGCGCTCGGCCCGGGGCGGAGCGACCGGACCACTCGCCGATGCTGCGAGGTCGCTGTGGGTCGCACGTGCGCTGTCGGGTGCCGACGTCGCCGGCGTCAACGCCCACGCCCTCAAGCCCATCGGCTGA
- the rimP gene encoding ribosome maturation factor RimP has protein sequence MDEDVARIEELLREPLRTSGFHLESVKAVAAGPRRTLTVVVDLDESSTEAMSMDKIAESSRLVGDTLDEVEIFRDKPYQLEVTSPGATRKLECPRHFKRVLGRRLEITTKKDSFKLDLADVGENSISGTDPASREKRTVSLPDIVKAQVELKFR, from the coding sequence ATGGACGAGGACGTGGCTCGGATCGAAGAGCTGCTGCGGGAACCGCTCAGGACGTCCGGATTTCACCTGGAATCGGTCAAGGCCGTCGCCGCGGGACCGCGGCGGACGCTGACGGTCGTCGTCGACCTCGACGAATCCAGCACGGAGGCGATGTCGATGGACAAGATCGCCGAATCCAGCCGTCTGGTCGGAGACACCCTCGACGAGGTCGAGATCTTTCGGGACAAGCCCTATCAGCTCGAGGTGACCAGCCCGGGGGCGACGAGGAAGCTCGAGTGCCCCCGGCACTTCAAACGTGTGCTCGGCCGCAGGCTCGAGATCACGACGAAGAAGGACTCGTTCAAGCTCGATCTCGCCGATGTGGGCGAGAACTCAATTTCGGGAACCGACCCCGCCAGTCGTGAGAAGCGGACGGTGTCGCTGCCAGACATCGTCAAGGCGCAGGTCGAACTCAAGTTCCGGTGA
- the nusA gene encoding transcription termination factor NusA translates to MDIDLSVLRIIEREREIPLETLIELIEQALYLAYQKTEGAWPDARAELDKSSGEVRILAVEFDNDDNPIGEFDDTPAGFGRIAAQTARQVIHQRLRDVEDESLLGSFKGREGEIVSGTIQQGRDPQMVQVDLGDVEAVLPPHEQVPGETYRHGTRLRVYIADVHKGPKGTSVTVSRTHPNLVRKLFAHETPEIADGTVEIVSLAREAGHRTKLAVRATKPGVNAKGSCIGELGSRVRAVMNELGQEKIDIVDYNDDPAQFIGHALSPAKASQVDIIDADMQESRALVPRDQLSLAIGKEGQNARLAAKLTGWKIDIIAGE, encoded by the coding sequence ATGGATATCGACCTCAGTGTTCTGCGCATTATCGAGCGAGAGCGGGAGATTCCGCTCGAGACGCTGATCGAACTCATCGAACAGGCGCTCTACCTCGCTTATCAGAAAACCGAAGGCGCCTGGCCCGATGCTCGCGCCGAGCTGGACAAGTCTTCGGGGGAGGTCCGGATCCTCGCCGTCGAGTTCGACAATGACGACAACCCGATCGGTGAATTCGACGACACCCCCGCCGGGTTCGGACGCATCGCGGCGCAGACCGCTCGCCAGGTCATCCACCAGCGTCTGCGCGACGTCGAGGACGAATCGCTGCTCGGCAGCTTCAAGGGCCGCGAAGGCGAGATCGTGTCCGGCACCATCCAGCAGGGCAGGGACCCGCAGATGGTCCAGGTCGACCTCGGCGATGTCGAAGCGGTGCTGCCTCCGCACGAGCAGGTCCCCGGTGAGACCTACCGGCACGGAACACGCCTCCGCGTCTATATCGCCGATGTCCACAAGGGGCCGAAGGGCACCTCTGTGACCGTCTCGCGCACGCACCCGAACCTCGTGCGCAAACTGTTCGCGCACGAGACGCCCGAAATCGCCGACGGCACCGTCGAGATCGTCTCCCTGGCCCGTGAAGCCGGTCACCGAACCAAGCTCGCGGTGCGTGCGACGAAGCCCGGTGTGAATGCGAAGGGTTCCTGCATCGGCGAACTCGGCTCCCGCGTCCGTGCCGTGATGAATGAGCTGGGCCAGGAGAAGATCGACATCGTCGACTACAACGACGATCCGGCCCAGTTCATCGGACACGCCCTGTCACCGGCCAAGGCGTCGCAGGTCGACATCATCGATGCGGATATGCAGGAATCACGTGCACTCGTCCCGCGCGACCAACTGTCCCTGGCCATCGGCAAAGAGGGTCAGAATGCGCGTCTGGCAGCCAAACTCACCGGCTGGAAGATCGACATCATCGCCGGCGAGTAG
- a CDS encoding DUF448 domain-containing protein translates to MNVGAAPRRTCIACRQKADRDELTRFVIRPDQHPAIVHDVSATLPGRGAWVHPDATCLKRALTSASFARAFRTKVTASDLPRMDTEPKKSG, encoded by the coding sequence GTGAATGTAGGCGCCGCACCCCGAAGGACGTGCATCGCCTGCAGGCAGAAGGCCGACCGGGACGAGCTCACACGATTCGTGATTCGCCCCGATCAGCATCCGGCCATCGTCCACGACGTGTCAGCGACACTGCCCGGGCGAGGAGCCTGGGTGCACCCGGATGCCACGTGCCTGAAGAGGGCACTGACATCCGCGTCCTTTGCTCGAGCCTTTCGAACGAAGGTCACCGCCTCGGATCTGCCGAGGATGGATACCGAACCCAAGAAGAGCGGGTAG